One window of the Myxococcota bacterium genome contains the following:
- a CDS encoding sigma 54-interacting transcriptional regulator, translating into MPFLDADERPVLEAVSALAAGNPFLPERVENEQRALGGDFVDSGAVWHAEADLLRTQPNIPRLGALIERLVPELRERLAGGASASDDELLHYEGAVRHLLYMRYEHVWLALILGAEVGHTTTGRIERYADFKRDMAHFLEIPGVTLPIPIDPAFLFAWGYQIRRAFHLTYRRIYGGSMPAARLRAAVWQSIFTHDVARYRRALFDRMVDIPTLVTGPSGTGKELVARAIALAQFVPFDAKKAAFEAELGDVFYPVNLSALSPTLIESELFGHKRGAFTGAVADRQGWLEICGRHGTVFLDEIGELDPGIQVKLLRVLQSRTFQRIGETQERTFEGKLVAATNRDLASEIAAGRFRADFYYRLCADRIETPTLRAQLTEPTSPSTPRRAELDNLLGVIATRIAGPEEAPRLAEEVRSFVDRELADYDWPGNVRELEQCVRNVLIRGYYAPEASAPHAAPDLSAALAAGDWSAEELLRHYCTRVYAQAGSYEEAARRLGLDRRTVKAKLDPELLARLQGES; encoded by the coding sequence ATGCCCTTTCTCGACGCCGACGAACGCCCGGTCCTGGAAGCCGTCTCGGCGCTGGCGGCCGGCAACCCGTTTCTTCCGGAGCGGGTCGAGAACGAGCAGCGCGCCCTGGGAGGCGACTTCGTCGATTCGGGAGCGGTCTGGCACGCGGAGGCCGATCTCCTGCGCACGCAGCCGAACATCCCGCGGCTCGGCGCGCTCATCGAGCGGCTGGTCCCCGAGCTGCGCGAACGGTTGGCGGGGGGTGCTTCGGCGAGTGACGACGAACTCCTCCACTACGAGGGGGCCGTCCGCCACCTGCTCTACATGCGCTACGAGCACGTCTGGCTGGCCCTGATCCTCGGCGCCGAGGTCGGCCATACGACGACGGGTCGCATAGAACGCTACGCCGACTTCAAGCGCGACATGGCTCACTTCCTCGAGATCCCCGGCGTCACGCTGCCGATTCCGATCGACCCGGCGTTTTTGTTCGCCTGGGGCTACCAGATCCGTCGCGCGTTCCATCTCACCTACCGACGGATCTACGGCGGGTCGATGCCCGCTGCCCGGCTTCGCGCCGCGGTCTGGCAGTCGATCTTCACCCACGACGTTGCCCGCTACCGGCGCGCGCTCTTCGATCGGATGGTCGATATTCCGACGCTGGTCACGGGCCCGTCGGGGACAGGGAAGGAGCTGGTGGCCCGCGCCATCGCGCTCGCCCAGTTCGTGCCCTTCGACGCGAAGAAGGCGGCGTTCGAGGCGGAGCTCGGCGACGTCTTCTACCCCGTGAATCTGTCGGCGCTCTCGCCGACGCTGATCGAGTCCGAGCTCTTCGGGCACAAGCGCGGCGCCTTCACCGGTGCCGTCGCCGATCGGCAAGGCTGGCTCGAGATCTGCGGGCGACACGGAACCGTGTTTCTGGACGAGATCGGCGAACTCGATCCAGGCATCCAGGTGAAGCTGCTGCGGGTGTTGCAGAGTCGCACCTTCCAGCGGATCGGCGAGACCCAGGAGCGCACCTTCGAGGGGAAGCTCGTCGCGGCGACGAACCGTGACCTCGCGTCCGAGATCGCTGCTGGCCGGTTCCGCGCCGATTTCTACTACCGCCTGTGCGCCGACCGGATCGAGACGCCGACGCTGCGGGCCCAGCTCACCGAGCCCACGTCCCCGTCCACCCCTCGCCGCGCAGAGCTCGACAACCTGCTCGGCGTGATCGCGACGCGTATCGCGGGGCCCGAGGAGGCACCGCGACTCGCCGAAGAAGTCCGCAGCTTCGTCGACCGCGAACTGGCGGACTACGACTGGCCCGGGAACGTCCGCGAACTCGAGCAATGCGTGCGGAACGTGTTGATTCGGGGCTACTACGCGCCCGAGGCGAGTGCTCCACATGCCGCTCCCGATCTCTCCGCGGCGCTCGCCGCAGGCGACTGGAGTGCGGAGGAGCTGCTGCGTCACTACTGCACGCGGGTCTACGCCCAGGCCGGCAGCTACGAGGAGGCGGCCCGACGGCTCGGCCTGGACCGCCGCACGGTCAAGGCGAAGCTCGACCCCGAGCTCTTGGCTCGGCTCCAGGGCGAATCCTAG